A genomic segment from Spirochaetales bacterium encodes:
- a CDS encoding ATP-binding protein — translation MMLKHNIEQHLVDDLDKKMVFIAGPRQVGKTTLGKRIINAKNGIYLLYDNNDDRRKIFKKEYNKDAWVCLDEFHKYQRWKSYLKGVYDKYRETLHILLTGSARLDIYQKSGDSLLGRYYLYHLHPFTLAELNKKKISLPEDIHAPVKNRRGLDELIHFGGFPEPFISQSEQEHRRWSNQRRALLVREDLRELSDIQLVSIVENLMVLLPERIGSLFSYTSLSQDLNVSVPTIQSWLSVFEKLYIVYKIQPYSKQITRSIRKRPKYYLWDWSQLDNIGKRFENLVASHLFKAVTLWTDLGLANCGLYYIHTRDGKEVDFLVQKDNRPWFLVEAKVSDNHFGKNLRYFSELLGIPGIQVVLDSHIYKKEAHLSIISAEWWLGHLE, via the coding sequence ATGATGTTAAAACATAATATCGAACAACATCTTGTCGATGATCTCGATAAAAAAATGGTTTTCATTGCAGGTCCGCGGCAGGTGGGAAAAACGACATTAGGAAAAAGAATCATCAATGCAAAAAATGGAATTTATTTATTATATGACAACAATGACGACAGAAGAAAAATATTCAAAAAAGAATATAATAAAGATGCCTGGGTCTGTCTGGATGAGTTCCATAAATACCAGCGGTGGAAAAGCTATTTGAAAGGAGTATATGACAAGTACCGGGAAACATTACATATCTTGTTGACGGGAAGCGCCAGACTGGATATATATCAGAAATCCGGCGACAGCCTTTTGGGGAGATACTATTTGTATCATTTACATCCATTCACTCTGGCGGAATTGAATAAGAAAAAAATTTCATTACCCGAAGATATCCATGCACCGGTAAAAAATCGACGGGGGCTCGATGAACTGATCCATTTCGGAGGTTTCCCTGAACCTTTTATTTCACAATCCGAGCAGGAACACAGACGATGGTCGAACCAGAGAAGGGCATTGCTGGTCAGGGAAGATCTCAGAGAATTATCGGATATTCAACTTGTAAGTATCGTGGAAAACCTCATGGTATTACTTCCCGAACGAATCGGTTCATTATTCAGTTACACGTCACTTTCACAGGACCTGAACGTTTCCGTCCCCACCATTCAATCCTGGTTGTCCGTATTTGAAAAATTGTACATTGTGTATAAAATACAGCCATATTCAAAACAGATCACCAGAAGCATCCGGAAAAGACCAAAATACTATCTCTGGGATTGGTCCCAGCTTGATAATATCGGAAAGAGATTTGAGAATCTCGTGGCGAGTCATCTGTTTAAAGCCGTCACCCTCTGGACGGATTTAGGACTTGCCAACTGCGGCCTTTATTATATTCATACAAGAGACGGAAAAGAGGTTGATTTTCTGGTACAGAAAGACAATAGGCCATGGTTTCTTGTAGAAGCGAAAGTCTCGGATAATCATTTCGGTAAAAACCTGCGCTATTTTTCCGAACTGCTTGGAATTCCCGGAATACAGGTTGTACTTGATTCTCACATATATAAAAAAGAAGCACATCTCTCAATAATAAGTGCCGAGTGGTGGTTGGGTCATTTGGAGTAG
- a CDS encoding TetR/AcrR family transcriptional regulator, with amino-acid sequence MPKGFTEQEKELIRDKLLTEGARLFDQYGVQKTTVDDIAGASGISKGSFYSFFNSKEELFFDILEKTEREFKAKLFGEVFPESESPRESFKAFLDGFFTLMESTPIFKRLISSDMEYLMRKLPEKRIKDHMAQDYEVFETFYQTWNKKGVFRTLDMKGFTGVTKLIFYLVLHREDYTQEEYAATKAMFIDMLGDYLITK; translated from the coding sequence ATGCCGAAAGGTTTTACGGAACAGGAAAAGGAATTAATCAGGGACAAGTTGTTAACCGAAGGCGCACGGCTTTTCGATCAATACGGCGTCCAGAAAACGACGGTGGATGACATCGCAGGGGCCTCGGGAATTTCCAAAGGGTCGTTTTATTCCTTTTTCAATTCAAAAGAAGAGCTTTTTTTCGATATTCTGGAAAAAACCGAACGTGAATTCAAGGCGAAGCTTTTCGGGGAAGTATTTCCGGAAAGCGAATCCCCCCGCGAGAGTTTCAAGGCCTTTCTCGATGGTTTTTTTACATTGATGGAAAGCACCCCGATTTTTAAACGGCTTATCTCCTCGGATATGGAATATCTGATGAGAAAACTGCCCGAAAAGAGGATCAAGGACCATATGGCGCAGGATTACGAGGTGTTCGAGACGTTTTACCAAACATGGAATAAAAAAGGTGTTTTCAGGACACTCGATATGAAGGGTTTTACCGGGGTGACGAAACTCATCTTCTACCTGGTTCTGCACCGGGAGGACTACACGCAGGAGGAATATGCAGCAACGAAAGCGATGTTTATCGATATGCTCGGCGATTATCTGATAACGAAGTAA
- a CDS encoding ABC transporter ATP-binding protein, which yields MSTTGYNGNVIVTSGLTKHFKSLKAVDNVSLTVKKGEIYGFLGLNGAGKTTTIRMLLGLVQPLSGEVRLCGKRILPGRTGPWEKVGYLVELPFSYPELTVRENLAAVSRLRRLNEKHTVTEIIGLLKLNEYRNVKARHLSHGNSQRLGLAKALMHHPEVLILDEPSNGLDPAGIVEIRELLKDYAENRGVTVFVSSHNLAEIAKTATRIGIIHKGVMVQEIDTDKLDSFLKKSLLIDARDRNGAAALLNGRGVIVSDEESGPLRVDDPGACLNPERINAMLVNGGFPPFYLEVHRENLESYFLRVIGEEQ from the coding sequence ATGTCAACGACAGGATATAACGGTAATGTGATAGTCACCTCCGGTTTGACAAAGCATTTCAAAAGCCTCAAGGCGGTCGACAATGTCTCGCTTACCGTAAAAAAGGGCGAAATCTACGGATTTCTCGGTTTGAACGGCGCGGGAAAAACGACCACCATCCGCATGCTTTTAGGCCTGGTGCAGCCGCTTTCGGGAGAAGTCCGGCTGTGCGGAAAACGAATCCTCCCGGGAAGGACGGGACCCTGGGAAAAGGTCGGTTACCTGGTCGAACTCCCCTTTTCCTACCCTGAACTGACGGTCCGCGAAAATCTCGCCGCCGTAAGCAGACTGCGCAGGCTGAACGAAAAGCATACGGTAACGGAAATTATCGGTCTTTTAAAATTAAACGAGTATAGGAATGTGAAGGCGCGTCATCTTTCCCACGGGAATTCCCAGCGCCTGGGTCTGGCGAAAGCCTTGATGCACCATCCGGAAGTCCTGATTCTCGACGAACCGTCCAATGGCCTCGATCCGGCCGGTATCGTCGAAATCCGCGAGCTTTTGAAGGATTACGCGGAAAACCGGGGGGTGACGGTTTTCGTTTCGAGTCACAACCTCGCCGAAATCGCCAAAACCGCGACAAGGATCGGAATCATACACAAAGGCGTCATGGTCCAGGAGATCGACACGGACAAACTTGATTCGTTTCTCAAAAAATCTCTTCTCATCGACGCACGGGACAGGAACGGGGCGGCCGCCCTGCTGAACGGCAGGGGGGTCATTGTCAGTGACGAGGAGAGCGGGCCGCTTCGGGTGGACGATCCGGGCGCCTGCCTGAACCCGGAACGCATCAATGCAATGCTGGTGAACGGCGGGTTTCCCCCGTTTTACCTCGAGGTGCACAGGGAGAACCTGGAATCGTACTTTTTAAGGGTTATAGGAGAAGAACAATGA
- a CDS encoding ABC transporter permease, whose amino-acid sequence MIRDITASLGIELLKIRKSLIFIITIGISVFISAIMGMFMYFIMHPDILPPGLLKTKVDLAAVSADWPSYFGFLEMIIGILGIILFGFVVAWIFGREYSDKTVKDILALPSSRTSIVISKLLATAVWSLLISVIIIATGLLAGFIIKLPLWSEQALFDYIRICVTTALLSLLLAPPAAFIASAGHGYLAPVGFVIGCMGFANLFGNIGLGPYFPWAVPMLYAGAVEGPGSELSAASYVILVTTCLAGTIGTIAWWKYADQY is encoded by the coding sequence ATGATACGAGATATAACGGCATCACTCGGTATCGAACTGCTGAAAATACGAAAATCCTTGATTTTCATCATTACCATCGGCATTTCGGTTTTTATTTCCGCGATCATGGGAATGTTCATGTACTTCATCATGCACCCGGATATCCTTCCCCCGGGTCTGTTGAAAACCAAGGTCGATCTTGCGGCCGTGTCCGCGGACTGGCCGTCCTATTTCGGTTTTCTCGAAATGATCATCGGCATTCTCGGTATTATCCTGTTCGGTTTCGTCGTCGCCTGGATTTTCGGCAGGGAATACTCTGATAAAACGGTAAAAGACATACTCGCACTGCCCTCTTCCCGGACAAGTATCGTCATATCCAAACTGCTCGCCACGGCGGTCTGGAGTCTTTTGATAAGCGTCATTATCATCGCCACCGGGCTTCTGGCCGGATTCATTATCAAGCTCCCCCTCTGGTCGGAACAGGCGCTTTTCGACTATATCCGTATCTGCGTGACGACCGCGCTGCTTTCGCTGCTGCTCGCCCCGCCCGCCGCCTTTATCGCGTCAGCCGGACACGGCTACCTGGCGCCGGTCGGGTTCGTGATCGGCTGCATGGGCTTCGCCAACCTCTTCGGCAACATCGGCCTAGGGCCATATTTCCCCTGGGCCGTTCCGATGCTCTATGCCGGCGCGGTCGAAGGGCCCGGCAGCGAACTCTCGGCGGCGAGCTATGTCATTCTTGTGACAACATGCCTGGCCGGAACAATCGGGACGATCGCCTGGTGGAAATACGCCGATCAGTATTGA